Proteins encoded in a region of the Alkalinema sp. FACHB-956 genome:
- a CDS encoding Uma2 family endonuclease encodes MTIATQKMTLAEFLAFDDGTETCYELENGELIAMPAESDLNQRIASFLFALFLGLGIPSYRLRIGLEIAVSSARASVRLPDLTVLSEEGAIALEGASRSIVLMDMPPPLLLVEVVSEGQENRDYRYKRSEYGARGIAEYWIVDPIAQRVTLLEWVEGLYEEQTYYPGETIHSTVLQALDLTVDRVLAGK; translated from the coding sequence ATGACCATTGCAACTCAGAAAATGACCCTAGCCGAGTTTCTGGCCTTTGATGATGGCACGGAGACTTGCTATGAGTTGGAGAATGGAGAATTAATCGCGATGCCTGCGGAAAGTGACCTAAACCAAAGAATTGCCTCTTTTCTATTTGCATTGTTCCTAGGATTGGGTATTCCCAGCTATCGGTTGCGCATCGGCTTGGAAATTGCTGTCAGTAGCGCGCGGGCATCTGTTCGACTACCTGACTTAACCGTGTTATCTGAAGAAGGCGCGATCGCGCTAGAGGGAGCCAGTCGTTCGATCGTGCTAATGGACATGCCGCCGCCCCTACTGTTGGTTGAAGTGGTTAGTGAAGGGCAGGAAAACCGGGATTATCGTTACAAGCGATCGGAGTATGGAGCGCGGGGCATTGCAGAATATTGGATTGTTGATCCCATTGCCCAGCGAGTCACCTTGTTGGAATGGGTTGAAGGATTGTACGAGGAACAGACTTATTATCCAGGCGAGACAATTCACTCCACCGTCTTGCAAGCCTTGGATCTAACCGTCGATCGTGTCTTAGCAGGCAAATAA